A DNA window from Luteolibacter luteus contains the following coding sequences:
- a CDS encoding VOC family protein, whose amino-acid sequence MKVTEIAFSCYPVTDMARSIAFYEGVLGLTKTMDHEMEDGSGHWVEFDIGAGTLGLGKTPGWEPSPNGCTVGLEVEDFEAAVAKVQAAGVTVTMGPLETPVCHMLMISDPDGSPLIIHKRKPGHA is encoded by the coding sequence ATGAAAGTCACCGAGATCGCTTTCTCCTGCTACCCCGTTACCGACATGGCGCGCTCCATCGCCTTCTACGAAGGCGTGCTAGGCCTGACCAAAACCATGGACCACGAGATGGAAGATGGCAGCGGGCACTGGGTCGAGTTCGACATCGGGGCGGGCACGCTAGGCCTCGGCAAAACGCCGGGCTGGGAGCCTAGCCCGAATGGCTGCACCGTCGGACTTGAGGTCGAAGACTTCGAGGCCGCCGTCGCCAAGGTCCAAGCCGCCGGTGTCACGGTGACCATGGGTCCACTTGAAACCCCGGTCTGCCACATGCTCATGATCTCCGATCCTGACGGCAGCCCCCTCATCATCCACAAACGCAAGCCCGGCCACGCCTGA
- the sucD gene encoding succinate--CoA ligase subunit alpha produces the protein MAILVDENTKLLVQGITGSFGARHASLSLDYGTKLVAGVTPGKGGQNFADFVPIFDTVAQAVKETGATASAIFVPPPFAADAILEAVDAGVDLVVCITEGIPVMDMMRVKEAMKGAKSRLIGPNCPGLVTPGYGEKSHGGCRIGITPSQICKRGNVGVVSRSGTLTYEAVFQLTQLGYGQSTLVGIGGDPINGTSHLDVLQMFNEDPETEAIIMIGEIGGNAEVEAARWAKDHCKKPIAGFIAGATAPPGRRMGHAGAIVGGEEDTAQAKKRILAECGIAVSETPSDMAKTLLERWGK, from the coding sequence ATGGCCATCCTTGTTGACGAAAATACCAAGCTCCTCGTGCAGGGCATCACCGGAAGTTTCGGTGCCCGGCACGCCTCGCTCTCCCTCGACTACGGCACCAAGCTTGTGGCCGGCGTGACGCCGGGCAAGGGCGGCCAGAACTTCGCGGACTTCGTGCCCATCTTCGATACCGTCGCACAAGCGGTGAAGGAAACCGGTGCTACCGCTTCCGCGATCTTCGTGCCCCCGCCATTCGCAGCCGACGCCATCCTTGAAGCAGTGGACGCAGGCGTTGACCTCGTGGTCTGCATCACGGAAGGCATCCCGGTGATGGACATGATGCGCGTGAAGGAAGCGATGAAGGGCGCCAAGTCCCGCCTCATCGGCCCGAACTGCCCCGGCCTCGTGACCCCTGGCTACGGAGAGAAGTCGCACGGCGGCTGCCGCATCGGCATCACCCCGAGCCAGATCTGCAAGCGCGGCAACGTGGGCGTGGTCTCCCGCTCCGGCACCCTTACCTACGAGGCGGTCTTCCAGTTGACCCAGCTCGGCTACGGCCAGAGCACGCTCGTCGGCATCGGCGGCGACCCGATCAATGGCACCAGCCACCTCGACGTGCTGCAAATGTTCAACGAGGACCCGGAAACCGAAGCAATCATCATGATCGGTGAAATCGGCGGCAACGCGGAAGTCGAAGCCGCCCGCTGGGCCAAGGATCACTGCAAGAAGCCGATCGCAGGCTTCATCGCCGGTGCGACCGCGCCTCCAGGACGCCGCATGGGCCACGCCGGTGCGATCGTCGGCGGCGAGGAAGACACCGCGCAGGCCAAGAAGCGCATCCTCGCCGAGTGCGGCATCGCCGTTTCCGAAACGCCAAGCGACATGGCGAAGACACTGCTCGAGCGCTGGGGCAAGTAA
- a CDS encoding malate:quinone oxidoreductase, with the protein MKRVETIAEPDVVLIGGGIMSATLGVLLHELDPTLKIQIVEALAEVARESSNPWNNAGTGHAALCELNYTKERPDGSVDISKALEINEAFELSKQFWAYLVQRGLLPDPADFITAVPHMSFVHGKADQAFLRRRYETMKSHHFFAEMEYAEDRTTIRKWAPLLLDGRAAAEPLAATRAEGGTDVNFGALTQSLVDHLASRDVVKIATSHQVRDIRRKRDGRWELTVRNLKKNINRSITAPFVFVGAGGASLPLLQKSKIPEGKGFGGFPVSGQFLVCDNPEIVKRHHAKVYGKAAVGAPPMSVPHLDTRMIDGKNTLLFGPFAGFSPKFLKSGSLFDLPGSVRLSNLVPMLAVGKDNLDLTRYLIEQVMQSPEDRLEALREFFPAAELADWHLLTAGQRVQIIKQDADKGGVLQFGTEIVAAADGSIAALLGASPGASTAVDVMLDIIGKCFSKRLPGWKAKLREMVPSYGKSLQNDVDLYRSVRAKADKVLGL; encoded by the coding sequence ATGAAGCGTGTAGAAACCATCGCGGAACCGGACGTCGTGTTGATCGGCGGCGGAATCATGAGTGCCACCCTCGGCGTGCTGCTGCATGAGCTGGACCCCACGCTGAAGATCCAGATCGTCGAGGCACTCGCCGAAGTCGCGAGGGAAAGCTCGAATCCCTGGAACAACGCAGGCACCGGCCACGCCGCCCTCTGCGAGCTGAACTACACGAAGGAACGGCCGGATGGATCCGTGGACATCTCGAAGGCGCTCGAAATCAACGAGGCTTTCGAGCTCTCCAAACAGTTCTGGGCCTACCTCGTGCAGCGCGGCCTTTTGCCTGATCCCGCGGACTTCATCACCGCGGTGCCGCACATGAGCTTCGTCCATGGCAAGGCGGACCAAGCATTCCTGCGCCGCCGCTACGAAACGATGAAGAGCCATCATTTCTTCGCGGAGATGGAATACGCGGAGGATCGCACCACGATCCGGAAATGGGCGCCGCTTCTGCTGGACGGACGTGCCGCTGCAGAACCTCTTGCCGCGACACGTGCGGAGGGAGGCACCGATGTGAACTTCGGGGCGCTTACCCAAAGCCTCGTCGATCACCTCGCCTCGCGGGACGTCGTGAAAATCGCCACCAGCCACCAGGTTCGCGATATCCGCCGCAAGCGCGATGGCCGCTGGGAGCTCACCGTGCGAAACCTGAAGAAGAACATCAATCGCTCCATCACTGCGCCCTTCGTCTTCGTCGGTGCAGGTGGGGCCTCGCTGCCGCTCTTGCAGAAATCGAAGATTCCCGAGGGCAAGGGCTTCGGAGGCTTCCCGGTCAGCGGACAGTTCCTCGTCTGCGACAACCCGGAAATCGTGAAGCGCCACCACGCCAAGGTCTACGGCAAGGCTGCCGTCGGCGCTCCGCCAATGTCGGTGCCGCACCTCGATACCCGCATGATCGACGGGAAGAACACCTTGCTCTTCGGTCCCTTCGCAGGCTTCTCGCCGAAGTTCCTGAAGTCCGGCTCGCTCTTTGACCTGCCGGGTTCGGTGAGGCTCTCGAACCTCGTGCCGATGCTTGCGGTGGGAAAGGACAATCTCGATCTCACCCGCTATCTCATCGAGCAGGTGATGCAGAGTCCCGAGGACCGGCTCGAAGCGCTACGTGAGTTCTTCCCCGCAGCGGAGCTGGCCGACTGGCACCTCCTCACCGCGGGCCAGCGCGTGCAGATCATCAAGCAGGACGCGGACAAGGGCGGTGTCCTTCAGTTCGGCACGGAGATCGTGGCCGCGGCGGATGGCTCCATTGCCGCGCTCTTGGGCGCTTCACCTGGTGCCTCGACCGCCGTGGATGTGATGCTGGACATCATCGGAAAATGCTTCAGCAAGCGCCTCCCGGGATGGAAGGCAAAGCTCCGCGAGATGGTCCCCTCCTATGGAAAGAGCCTGCAGAACGATGTGGATCTTTATCGTTCAGTGCGGGCGAAGGCCGACAAGGTGCTGGGGCTGTAA
- a CDS encoding DUF1802 family protein encodes MASGFKEWQVVCDALASGRQSIILRKGGIHEGRAGFSFAQESFFLFPTRFHNQDQFVREGNIVAKPEWVAGETVSITHYCEALWAKTLTDWDKVAALEPYHIWTEETIRQRFDWEGKGMSSGSIHVALVRVEALAQPWDFPYEAKYGGCRSWVTLPEPPEGTRAGAVPVTGDDTFSTLFAKLREILGE; translated from the coding sequence ATGGCAAGCGGCTTCAAGGAATGGCAAGTGGTGTGCGATGCTCTCGCGAGCGGCCGGCAATCGATCATTTTGCGGAAAGGTGGCATCCACGAGGGCCGTGCGGGATTCTCCTTTGCCCAAGAGTCCTTCTTCCTTTTCCCTACCCGTTTCCACAATCAGGACCAATTCGTCCGTGAGGGCAATATAGTTGCCAAGCCGGAATGGGTTGCCGGTGAGACGGTGAGCATCACGCACTACTGCGAAGCTCTGTGGGCGAAGACGCTCACCGATTGGGACAAGGTTGCCGCCCTCGAGCCCTACCATATCTGGACCGAGGAGACGATCCGCCAGCGTTTCGATTGGGAAGGAAAGGGGATGAGCAGCGGCAGCATTCATGTGGCGCTGGTCCGAGTCGAGGCCTTGGCGCAGCCGTGGGATTTCCCCTATGAAGCGAAGTACGGCGGATGCCGTAGCTGGGTTACCTTGCCTGAACCTCCGGAAGGAACTCGGGCCGGTGCTGTCCCGGTGACCGGGGATGACACCTTCTCCACGCTCTTCGCGAAGCTACGGGAGATCCTGGGGGAGTAG
- a CDS encoding alpha/beta hydrolase fold domain-containing protein: MMKPLLLFLTFCGLCFGDPERIPVWPGEKAPDGQGGETPATTTLTVHQAEQPNGVAVIICPGGGYGGLVTDGEGHGIARWLNSHGITGLVLEYRLPQGKNKVPLLDAQRAIRLARSHAKDWKIDPARLGIIGFSAGGHLASTAATHFDSGDAKAKDPVDRFSSRPDFAMLIYPVITMTEPGHGGSRNNLLGPDPSKELIEEYSSEKRVTAKSPPAFLAHAKDDAVVVPKNSELFVAALKAHRVENEYLELPDGGHGLNGYKGPSWDAWQAASLKWLEKIGMLKQEVSAASKFIPSGDPQVLAGISPLNWIRNAKGIHSSVCGADFKFAFVGTKRVVLNVDTSKLGYSSPLRFPILAWTVNKGPVQTHQLAAGERELLLSDSAANPVINLYIKGLSPFEDRFTGEVPPNAVSITGFTVAAKCRLTVPATAPLWLNVGDSILSGDAAAYSGSQGRPPDDEWAASDDARASYGHLLAEHYGYRESRLAFGGYAWGGGLGHNPELAALVDQITSTKSRLTGEKLQPCPQVVLVNLGENGAPKAETVIAGLTKLRGRCSPETRIVVMVPVSGRARDEVSAAVNAYLQGTEDKQTRLVDLGAVRFETADGQHPTAAGHEAIYKAALPFFDKLLK; encoded by the coding sequence ATGATGAAACCCTTGTTGCTGTTCCTGACCTTCTGCGGTCTATGTTTTGGCGATCCCGAGCGCATTCCTGTCTGGCCCGGCGAAAAGGCTCCCGATGGCCAAGGTGGCGAGACGCCGGCCACCACGACGCTGACCGTTCATCAGGCGGAGCAGCCGAATGGCGTGGCGGTGATCATTTGTCCCGGTGGTGGCTACGGGGGACTTGTGACGGACGGGGAAGGTCATGGGATTGCCCGCTGGCTGAATTCCCATGGGATCACCGGGCTCGTGCTCGAGTACCGGTTGCCGCAGGGAAAGAACAAGGTTCCGCTGCTCGATGCGCAACGCGCCATCCGCCTCGCGCGGTCCCATGCGAAGGATTGGAAGATCGATCCGGCCCGACTGGGAATCATCGGCTTTTCGGCGGGTGGTCATCTCGCTTCGACGGCGGCGACTCATTTCGACTCCGGCGATGCGAAGGCCAAGGACCCGGTCGACCGCTTTAGCTCACGTCCGGATTTCGCGATGTTGATCTATCCCGTGATCACGATGACCGAGCCAGGTCACGGAGGCTCGCGGAACAATCTGCTGGGCCCTGATCCCTCGAAGGAGTTGATCGAAGAATACTCCAGCGAGAAGCGGGTCACCGCGAAGTCCCCGCCGGCCTTCCTGGCCCATGCCAAGGACGACGCGGTTGTCGTGCCGAAGAATAGCGAACTCTTCGTGGCCGCGCTCAAGGCTCATCGAGTGGAGAACGAGTATCTGGAACTGCCCGATGGCGGCCATGGGCTGAATGGCTACAAGGGGCCATCATGGGATGCCTGGCAGGCAGCCTCGCTGAAGTGGCTGGAGAAAATCGGGATGCTGAAGCAGGAGGTCTCCGCGGCTTCCAAGTTCATTCCGTCCGGCGATCCTCAGGTTCTTGCGGGGATCTCGCCGCTCAACTGGATTCGCAACGCCAAGGGGATTCATTCTTCGGTTTGCGGTGCCGATTTCAAATTTGCCTTTGTGGGGACGAAGCGGGTTGTCCTCAACGTGGATACGAGCAAGCTCGGCTATTCCTCACCGCTGCGCTTCCCCATTCTCGCGTGGACCGTGAACAAGGGGCCGGTCCAGACCCATCAATTGGCAGCGGGTGAGCGAGAATTGTTGCTTTCCGACTCCGCTGCGAATCCTGTGATCAATCTCTACATCAAGGGGCTCTCGCCCTTTGAGGATCGCTTCACCGGCGAGGTTCCTCCGAATGCGGTAAGCATTACCGGATTCACTGTTGCGGCGAAGTGCCGGTTGACCGTGCCAGCTACGGCGCCACTGTGGCTGAACGTCGGCGACTCGATCCTTTCGGGTGACGCTGCCGCTTACTCCGGTAGTCAAGGGCGGCCGCCTGACGATGAATGGGCGGCTTCCGATGATGCCCGGGCAAGTTACGGCCATTTGCTTGCGGAGCACTACGGCTATCGTGAATCGCGCCTAGCCTTCGGAGGTTATGCATGGGGCGGCGGACTCGGGCATAACCCGGAGCTGGCGGCGCTTGTCGACCAGATCACGAGCACCAAGTCCCGCCTGACGGGTGAGAAGCTGCAGCCATGTCCCCAAGTCGTTCTTGTCAATCTGGGTGAGAACGGTGCTCCGAAAGCGGAAACTGTCATCGCTGGTTTGACCAAGCTCCGCGGGCGTTGCTCTCCGGAGACGAGGATTGTGGTGATGGTTCCGGTTTCCGGGCGTGCGCGCGACGAGGTCTCCGCGGCGGTCAATGCCTACCTTCAGGGCACGGAGGACAAGCAGACGCGTCTCGTTGATCTCGGGGCGGTCAGGTTTGAAACTGCCGATGGGCAGCACCCGACTGCGGCAGGCCATGAGGCGATCTACAAGGCTGCGCTTCCTTTCTTCGACAAGCTCCTGAAATAA
- a CDS encoding YraN family protein — protein sequence MTAEGAGIGSAAIGVLGEKIARAWLTANGAKVIYRNFKGPMGGEVDIVAREGKLLLFTEVKTRRAGGLGRPLDAVGREKERLIERGANAWLRLLGTREIPWRFDVIEVILTHGEKPVVRRVENAF from the coding sequence GTGACTGCTGAGGGGGCCGGGATCGGTTCTGCGGCGATCGGCGTATTGGGCGAAAAGATCGCGCGTGCCTGGCTGACCGCGAATGGCGCCAAGGTGATCTACCGCAACTTCAAGGGCCCGATGGGCGGAGAAGTGGACATCGTGGCCCGGGAGGGGAAGCTGCTGCTTTTTACCGAGGTGAAGACGCGGCGGGCCGGAGGTCTTGGTCGTCCCTTGGATGCCGTGGGACGAGAGAAGGAGAGGCTCATCGAGCGCGGGGCAAATGCCTGGCTGCGCCTGTTGGGCACGCGGGAGATCCCGTGGCGTTTCGATGTGATCGAAGTGATTCTGACCCACGGGGAGAAGCCGGTGGTGAGACGTGTGGAAAATGCCTTCTGA
- a CDS encoding ribonuclease HII: MPDDSLESALRARGLKWVAGVDEAGRGPLAGPVAVAAVILPSGWCCEGLDDSKKLTPAKREKLYEIIIKDRRVFWCLSYAETEEIEQINILRATHAAMARAVQGLKKKVHHCLIDGLRVPNFPFAHDGVVGGDGISLSIAAASIIAKVSRDRLMTEMGREFPEYGFERHMGYGTPEHLEALRRHGPCRIHRRTFQPVAQLTLQLGDC, from the coding sequence GTGCCTGACGACTCCCTGGAATCCGCTCTCCGCGCCCGCGGCCTGAAATGGGTCGCCGGCGTGGATGAAGCGGGTAGGGGACCTCTCGCCGGACCGGTGGCGGTTGCCGCCGTGATCCTTCCCTCCGGCTGGTGCTGCGAGGGCTTGGACGATTCGAAGAAGCTGACGCCCGCGAAACGGGAGAAGCTCTACGAGATCATCATCAAAGATCGCCGTGTTTTCTGGTGTCTCTCCTACGCGGAGACCGAGGAGATCGAGCAGATCAACATTTTGCGTGCGACTCATGCCGCGATGGCGCGTGCGGTGCAGGGGCTGAAGAAGAAGGTCCATCACTGCCTGATCGACGGCTTGCGGGTGCCGAACTTTCCTTTCGCGCATGATGGCGTGGTGGGGGGAGATGGCATTTCGCTCTCGATCGCGGCGGCCAGCATCATTGCCAAGGTGTCGCGGGACCGCCTGATGACCGAAATGGGCCGGGAGTTTCCGGAATACGGCTTTGAACGGCACATGGGCTATGGTACGCCGGAGCATCTCGAAGCGCTTCGACGCCATGGGCCTTGCCGCATTCATCGCCGCACGTTTCAACCGGTCGCTCAACTCACCTTGCAACTTGGTGACTGCTGA
- a CDS encoding CAP domain-containing protein → MKITPSRLWVVAAGATMLASCGPQLSTTTVPMASHASVSKSDGSLVGNIYSQVNSFRASNGRSELKRHAGLDRMAQQHCEFMRQNRGKFGKSNLTHYGFEERAMAAQRMMKMSNVGENIGTCSGSAGNSAAVLVNAWKNSSGHMKNMKGSWNATGIGAVVDSDGTVFATQIFASEDHSHMSLTNRMRAF, encoded by the coding sequence GGAGCCACGATGCTTGCGTCGTGTGGCCCGCAGCTATCCACCACCACCGTGCCGATGGCCTCGCATGCCTCGGTCTCCAAGTCGGATGGTTCCCTTGTGGGAAACATCTACTCCCAAGTGAACTCCTTTCGCGCCTCCAATGGCCGTTCGGAGCTCAAGCGTCACGCCGGTCTTGACCGCATGGCCCAGCAGCACTGCGAGTTCATGCGTCAGAATCGCGGGAAATTCGGCAAGTCGAACCTCACCCACTACGGCTTCGAGGAGCGGGCCATGGCTGCCCAGCGCATGATGAAGATGAGTAACGTGGGCGAGAACATCGGCACCTGTTCCGGTTCCGCCGGTAACTCCGCCGCCGTTCTGGTCAATGCTTGGAAAAATTCCTCCGGCCACATGAAGAACATGAAGGGCTCTTGGAATGCCACCGGCATCGGCGCTGTCGTCGATTCGGATGGGACGGTATTTGCCACGCAGATCTTCGCGTCCGAGGATCACTCTCATATGTCATTGACCAATCGCATGCGGGCGTTCTGA